In Lutra lutra chromosome 5, mLutLut1.2, whole genome shotgun sequence, a single genomic region encodes these proteins:
- the TXNDC15 gene encoding thioredoxin domain-containing protein 15 isoform X1 produces MRLLGWWQVLLWVLGPPARGLEVAEDSSHLQSEEQRAPSLQAGAVLASEEEPPRGPAGQDMSAGEAGSVLGLDADGDHVVMLSVIPGETEDKLSPEPSSGTCGARGEEDSRCSLREHIFSLDGVGPGFQDREEEYYAEPEVAESDPAPPEDSNNTESLKSPKVNCEERNVTGLENFTLKILNMSQDLMDFLNPNGSDCTLVLFYTPWCRFSASLAPHFNSLPRAFPALHFLALDASQHSSLSTRFGTVAVPNILLFQGAKPMARFNHTDRTLETLKVFLFNQTGIEAKKNVVVTQADQIGPLPSTLIKSVDWLLVFSLFFLISFIMYATIRTESIRWLIPGQEQEHAE; encoded by the exons TTGCAGAGGACAGCAGTCACTTGCAGTCGGAAGAGCAGCGTGCTCCCTCCCTGCAGGCGGGAGCTGTGTTGGCCAGTGAGGAGGAGCCCCCGCGCGGCCCCGCAGGCCAGGACATGTCTGCAGGAGAGGCCGGCTCAGTGCTGGGGCTGGATGCTGACGGCGACCACGTGGTGATGCTATCCGTAATCCCCGGGGAGACCGAGGACAAACTGAGTCCGGAGCCCAGCAGCGGCACCTGTGGGGCCCGAGGGGAGGAGGACTCGCGGTGCAGTCTCCGGGAGCACATCTTCTCTCTGGATGGTGTGGGACCCGGCTtccaggacagggaggaggagtaTTACGCAGAGCCTGAAGTGGCTGAATCCGACCCGGCCCCACCCGAGGACTCCAATAACACGGAAAGTCTGAAATCCCCCAAGGTGAACTGCGAGGAGAGAAATGTGACGGGATTAGAAAACTTcactctgaaaattttaaatatgtcacAG GACCTTATGGATTTTCTAAACCCAAATGGTAGTGACTGCACGCTAGTCCTGTTTTACACCCCGTGGTGCCGATTTTCTGCCAGTTTGGCCCCTCATTTTAATTCTCTGCCCCGGGCATTTCCAGCTCTTCATTTTTTGGCACTGGATGCATCTCAGCACAGCAG CCTTTCTACCAGGTTTGGCACCGTAGCTGttcctaacattttattatttcaaggaGCTAAGCCAATGGCTAGATTTAATCATACAGACCGAACATTGGAAACACTGAAAGTCTTCCTTTTTAACCAGACAG GTATAGAAGCCAAGAAAAATGTGGTGGTAACTCAAGCTGACCAAATAGGCCCTCTTCCCAGCACTTTGATAAAAAGTGTGGACTGGCTGCttgtattttccttattctttttgatTAGTTTTATTATGTACGCTACCATTCGAACGGAGAGCATTCGGTGGCTAATTCCAGGACAGGAGCAGGAACATGCTGAATAG
- the TXNDC15 gene encoding thioredoxin domain-containing protein 15 isoform X2, which produces MRLLGWWQVLLWVLGPPARGLEEDSSHLQSEEQRAPSLQAGAVLASEEEPPRGPAGQDMSAGEAGSVLGLDADGDHVVMLSVIPGETEDKLSPEPSSGTCGARGEEDSRCSLREHIFSLDGVGPGFQDREEEYYAEPEVAESDPAPPEDSNNTESLKSPKVNCEERNVTGLENFTLKILNMSQDLMDFLNPNGSDCTLVLFYTPWCRFSASLAPHFNSLPRAFPALHFLALDASQHSSLSTRFGTVAVPNILLFQGAKPMARFNHTDRTLETLKVFLFNQTGIEAKKNVVVTQADQIGPLPSTLIKSVDWLLVFSLFFLISFIMYATIRTESIRWLIPGQEQEHAE; this is translated from the exons AGGACAGCAGTCACTTGCAGTCGGAAGAGCAGCGTGCTCCCTCCCTGCAGGCGGGAGCTGTGTTGGCCAGTGAGGAGGAGCCCCCGCGCGGCCCCGCAGGCCAGGACATGTCTGCAGGAGAGGCCGGCTCAGTGCTGGGGCTGGATGCTGACGGCGACCACGTGGTGATGCTATCCGTAATCCCCGGGGAGACCGAGGACAAACTGAGTCCGGAGCCCAGCAGCGGCACCTGTGGGGCCCGAGGGGAGGAGGACTCGCGGTGCAGTCTCCGGGAGCACATCTTCTCTCTGGATGGTGTGGGACCCGGCTtccaggacagggaggaggagtaTTACGCAGAGCCTGAAGTGGCTGAATCCGACCCGGCCCCACCCGAGGACTCCAATAACACGGAAAGTCTGAAATCCCCCAAGGTGAACTGCGAGGAGAGAAATGTGACGGGATTAGAAAACTTcactctgaaaattttaaatatgtcacAG GACCTTATGGATTTTCTAAACCCAAATGGTAGTGACTGCACGCTAGTCCTGTTTTACACCCCGTGGTGCCGATTTTCTGCCAGTTTGGCCCCTCATTTTAATTCTCTGCCCCGGGCATTTCCAGCTCTTCATTTTTTGGCACTGGATGCATCTCAGCACAGCAG CCTTTCTACCAGGTTTGGCACCGTAGCTGttcctaacattttattatttcaaggaGCTAAGCCAATGGCTAGATTTAATCATACAGACCGAACATTGGAAACACTGAAAGTCTTCCTTTTTAACCAGACAG GTATAGAAGCCAAGAAAAATGTGGTGGTAACTCAAGCTGACCAAATAGGCCCTCTTCCCAGCACTTTGATAAAAAGTGTGGACTGGCTGCttgtattttccttattctttttgatTAGTTTTATTATGTACGCTACCATTCGAACGGAGAGCATTCGGTGGCTAATTCCAGGACAGGAGCAGGAACATGCTGAATAG
- the PCBD2 gene encoding pterin-4-alpha-carbinolamine dehydratase 2 isoform X2 yields the protein MKQRAQALSGLAGPAAPTAPCLTCPDPNYCGSLPSASGEGTGSHPPTRAHLPPCPPAKCRHQLGLLAPPPNREPSTDCPPECGEPEPGHRRAHQGLNLSTRAGERPRGGHYAAGAERDLRARGPAAPARLLPARSEALKLPGPSEAGRAGACRTNWPAAWGHPHRSRLPARRVDACGLRAGSAPGSPGPAAMAAALGARGLSRLLLATLRGRGRSFSATAADARHLTAEERNQVILDLKAAGWSELHERDAIYKEFSFKNFNQEMLLAPLSCVPSSALHPSGCQPSAFSLQLLRRPRPSRLPVPAAPCA from the exons ATGAAGCAGCGTGCCCAAGCCCTCAGCGGCCTGGCAGGCCCAGCAGCACCCACGGCTCCCTGCCTTACATGCCCAGACCCGAACTACTGTGGTTCTCTGCCCTCCGCGAGCGGGGAAGGGACTggttcccacccacccaccagagCCCATCTCCCCCCGTGCCCGCCCGCAAAGTGCCGCCACCAACTCGGACTCTTGGCCCCACCGCCCAACAGGGAGCCCAGCACCGACTGTCCTCCAGAGTGCGGCGAGCCGGAGCCCGGACACCGAAGAGCCCACCAGGGGTTAAACCTGAGCACGCGGGCGGGAGAGCGGCCGCGAGGCGGGCACTACGCGGCCGGCGCGGAGCGGGACCTGAGAGCGCGGGGGCCTGCGGCGCCCGCCCGCCTGCTGCCAGCACGGTCTGAGGCCCTGAAGCTCCCGGGACCTTCCGAGGCGGGCCGCGCGGGCGCCTGTAGGACCAATTGGCCCGCGGCTTGGGGCCACCCGCACCGCTCCCGGCTCCCGGCCCGCCGGGTGGACGCCTGCGGGCTGCGGGCAGGCAGCGCGCCGGGCAGCCCTGGGCCAGCGGCCATGGCGGCGGCCCTAGGGGCGCGGGGGCTGTCGCGGCTCCTGCTGGCGACGCTGCGGGGCCGGGGCCGGAGCTTCTCGGCCACG GCAGCAGATGCTCGCCATTtgacagcagaggagaggaacCAAGTTATCCTTGACCTGAAAGCAGCAGGATGGTCAGAATTACATGAGAGAGATGCCATCTACAAggaattttccttcaaaaattttaatcag GAAATGCTGTTGGCTCCACTGAGCTGCGTGCCCTCTTCTGCTCTCCATCCATCTGGCTGCCAGCCTTCTGCTTTCAGTCTCCAGCTCCTGAGGAGACCTAGACCAAGCCGACTCCCTGTCCCTGCTGCCCCATGTGCTTGA
- the PCBD2 gene encoding pterin-4-alpha-carbinolamine dehydratase 2 isoform X3, giving the protein MKQRAQALSGLAGPAAPTAPCLTCPDPNYCGSLPSASGEGTGSHPPTRAHLPPCPPAKCRHQLGLLAPPPNREPSTDCPPECGEPEPGHRRAHQGLNLSTRAGERPRGGHYAAGAERDLRARGPAAPARLLPARSEALKLPGPSEAGRAGACRTNWPAAWGHPHRSRLPARRVDACGLRAGSAPGSPGPAAMAAALGARGLSRLLLATLRGRGRSFSATAADARHLTAEERNQVILDLKAAGWSELHERDAIYKEFSFKNFNQLLGKRGR; this is encoded by the exons ATGAAGCAGCGTGCCCAAGCCCTCAGCGGCCTGGCAGGCCCAGCAGCACCCACGGCTCCCTGCCTTACATGCCCAGACCCGAACTACTGTGGTTCTCTGCCCTCCGCGAGCGGGGAAGGGACTggttcccacccacccaccagagCCCATCTCCCCCCGTGCCCGCCCGCAAAGTGCCGCCACCAACTCGGACTCTTGGCCCCACCGCCCAACAGGGAGCCCAGCACCGACTGTCCTCCAGAGTGCGGCGAGCCGGAGCCCGGACACCGAAGAGCCCACCAGGGGTTAAACCTGAGCACGCGGGCGGGAGAGCGGCCGCGAGGCGGGCACTACGCGGCCGGCGCGGAGCGGGACCTGAGAGCGCGGGGGCCTGCGGCGCCCGCCCGCCTGCTGCCAGCACGGTCTGAGGCCCTGAAGCTCCCGGGACCTTCCGAGGCGGGCCGCGCGGGCGCCTGTAGGACCAATTGGCCCGCGGCTTGGGGCCACCCGCACCGCTCCCGGCTCCCGGCCCGCCGGGTGGACGCCTGCGGGCTGCGGGCAGGCAGCGCGCCGGGCAGCCCTGGGCCAGCGGCCATGGCGGCGGCCCTAGGGGCGCGGGGGCTGTCGCGGCTCCTGCTGGCGACGCTGCGGGGCCGGGGCCGGAGCTTCTCGGCCACG GCAGCAGATGCTCGCCATTtgacagcagaggagaggaacCAAGTTATCCTTGACCTGAAAGCAGCAGGATGGTCAGAATTACATGAGAGAGATGCCATCTACAAggaattttccttcaaaaattttaatcag cTTTTAGGAAAAAGAGGCAGATGA